Proteins encoded by one window of Sinorhizobium arboris LMG 14919:
- a CDS encoding Ldh family oxidoreductase → MSETTTLTIAALQERVEAIFRKAGLNAVQAGALARVIVAGERDACKSHGVYRIEGALRTVKAGKVKPDAVPEIVGQEASAIVKVDARGGFANPAFELGLPALAERARKHGIAALVINDCTHFSALWPEAEALTGEGLAGLVMCPSYATVAPTGGNKPLLGTNPFAFGWPRAGKPPYVFDFATSVAARGEIELHRRAGKPLPEGWAIDADGNPTTDPEAALAGAMLPFGGHKGSAIGTMIELLAGIMIGDLTSPEVLDYLGTTTLAPFHGELIVAFSPQAFAAGRPGDPFARAEMLFEAIVGQGARLPSQRRFAARAMSEAQGITLTEAEIDQLDRLLALGLEAVA, encoded by the coding sequence ATGAGCGAGACCACCACCCTTACGATTGCCGCGCTTCAGGAGCGCGTCGAGGCGATCTTCCGCAAGGCGGGCCTGAATGCGGTCCAGGCGGGCGCGCTCGCCCGGGTGATCGTCGCCGGCGAGCGGGATGCCTGCAAGTCACACGGTGTCTACCGCATCGAGGGCGCGCTGCGCACGGTCAAGGCCGGTAAGGTCAAGCCGGACGCGGTGCCGGAAATCGTTGGGCAGGAGGCGTCTGCAATCGTCAAGGTAGACGCCAGAGGCGGTTTCGCAAACCCCGCCTTCGAGCTTGGCCTGCCGGCGCTTGCAGAGCGGGCCCGCAAGCACGGAATCGCCGCACTCGTCATCAATGACTGCACTCATTTTTCGGCGCTCTGGCCCGAAGCGGAAGCGCTCACGGGAGAAGGGCTTGCCGGCCTCGTCATGTGCCCGAGCTACGCGACGGTTGCGCCGACCGGCGGCAACAAGCCGCTGCTTGGCACCAACCCTTTCGCCTTCGGCTGGCCGCGCGCGGGCAAGCCGCCCTACGTCTTCGATTTCGCGACCTCCGTCGCGGCGCGAGGCGAGATCGAGCTGCACCGCCGGGCGGGCAAGCCTCTGCCCGAGGGCTGGGCCATCGACGCGGACGGCAATCCGACGACCGACCCCGAGGCTGCGCTCGCCGGCGCCATGCTGCCTTTCGGCGGGCACAAGGGCTCGGCCATCGGCACGATGATCGAGCTGCTGGCGGGCATCATGATCGGCGACCTGACCAGCCCCGAAGTGCTGGACTATCTCGGCACCACGACTCTCGCCCCGTTCCACGGCGAATTGATCGTCGCATTCTCCCCCCAGGCCTTCGCCGCCGGCAGGCCGGGAGATCCCTTCGCCCGGGCAGAGATGCTGTTCGAAGCGATCGTCGGCCAGGGCGCCCGCCTGCCTTCGCAGCGCCGCTTCGCCGCGCGCGCGATGTCGGAGGCCCAAGGCATCACGCTGACCGAAGCCGAGATCGACCAGCTCGACCGGCTGCTTGCGCTCGGGCTCGAAGCCGTGGCGTAA
- a CDS encoding YkvA family protein, translated as MTWLDRARQWASGIKRDVVVLWLAARDRRVPWYAKLAAGAVAAYALSPIDLIPDFIPILGYLDDVVIVPIGIVAVLTLIPDDVLADLRAEAAKRTERPASRAGLFAVVATWVLIAALLVWIAI; from the coding sequence ATGACGTGGCTGGATCGGGCACGCCAATGGGCAAGCGGCATCAAGCGGGACGTCGTCGTCCTTTGGCTGGCGGCGCGTGACCGTCGTGTGCCGTGGTATGCCAAGCTGGCCGCCGGCGCGGTCGCGGCCTATGCTTTGTCGCCGATCGATCTGATACCCGACTTCATTCCGATATTGGGATACCTCGACGATGTGGTCATCGTTCCGATCGGCATCGTCGCCGTGCTCACTCTGATCCCGGACGACGTCCTGGCCGATCTGCGCGCCGAAGCGGCTAAGCGCACCGAACGACCGGCCAGCCGGGCCGGTCTCTTTGCGGTCGTTGCGACCTGGGTTCTGATCGCGGCTCTGTTGGTCTGGATTGCGATCTAG
- a CDS encoding dihydrodipicolinate synthase family protein — MKAKIFSGVIPALMTPCKEDRTPDFDALVRKGKALIADGMSAVVYCGSMGDWPLLTDAQRMEGVERLVKAGVPVIVGTGAVNTASAVAHAAHAQKVGAQGLMVIPRVLSRGPSLVAQKAHFKAILAAAPDLPSVIYNSPYYGFATRADLFFALRAEHPNLVGFKEFGGTADMRYAAEHITSRDDGVSLMIGVDTAVFHGFVNCGATGAITGIGNVLPKEVIHLCNLSQAAAAGDVDARQRAQELEQALAVLSSFDEGPDLVLYFKHMMVLKGDKEYTLHFNETDALTESQRGYVEAQFKLFNTWYAEWSKLPGAVEKYKA, encoded by the coding sequence ATGAAGGCCAAGATTTTCTCGGGCGTGATCCCCGCCCTGATGACCCCTTGCAAGGAAGACCGCACGCCGGATTTCGATGCCCTTGTCCGCAAGGGCAAGGCGTTGATTGCCGATGGCATGTCGGCAGTCGTCTATTGCGGTTCGATGGGCGACTGGCCGCTCCTGACCGATGCGCAGCGCATGGAAGGCGTCGAGCGCCTGGTAAAGGCGGGCGTCCCCGTGATCGTCGGCACCGGTGCCGTCAACACCGCTTCGGCGGTCGCGCATGCGGCGCATGCCCAGAAGGTTGGCGCGCAGGGCCTGATGGTGATCCCCCGGGTGCTTTCGCGCGGGCCCTCGCTGGTCGCGCAGAAGGCGCATTTCAAGGCGATCCTGGCTGCAGCGCCGGACCTGCCCTCGGTGATCTACAACAGCCCCTATTACGGATTCGCGACCCGGGCCGATCTGTTCTTCGCCCTGCGCGCGGAGCATCCGAACCTCGTCGGCTTCAAGGAGTTCGGGGGCACGGCCGACATGCGCTATGCGGCCGAGCACATCACCAGCCGTGACGACGGCGTCTCGCTGATGATCGGCGTCGATACGGCTGTCTTCCACGGCTTCGTGAACTGTGGCGCGACCGGGGCCATCACCGGTATCGGCAACGTACTGCCGAAGGAGGTGATTCACCTCTGCAACCTGTCTCAGGCCGCCGCCGCCGGCGATGTCGATGCACGTCAGCGTGCACAGGAACTGGAGCAGGCGCTTGCGGTGCTTTCCTCCTTCGATGAGGGACCGGATCTCGTTCTCTATTTCAAGCATATGATGGTGCTGAAGGGAGACAAGGAATACACGCTCCACTTCAACGAGACCGACGCGCTGACCGAAAGCCAGCGCGGCTATGTCGAGGCACAGTTCAAGCTGTTCAACACCTGGTATGCCGAGTGGAGCAAGCTCCCGGGCGCCGTCGAGAAGTACAAGGCCTGA
- a CDS encoding GntR family transcriptional regulator, whose amino-acid sequence MTDNDTETNSVPERKRGSGVKMVYDLLRDEILDLVLPPGSPIDEVQLAERFKMSRTPIREALVRLAGEGLIATLPNRSTMVSNIDFLNLHTFFDALVLMYRVTTRLAAEHHRSEDLEVIRARQAEFAAAVQAQDALAMIATNAAFHSAIAEAGRNPYFTGLFNRLLDEGRRILRLYYQSYDDRLPQRFVDEHEDMIAVIAARDVEAADRLARTHAEQIVQQIQKLFARNDRLEIAL is encoded by the coding sequence ATGACCGACAACGATACCGAGACCAATTCGGTCCCCGAACGCAAGCGCGGTTCCGGCGTGAAGATGGTCTATGACCTTCTGCGCGATGAAATACTCGATCTGGTTCTGCCGCCCGGCAGCCCGATCGACGAAGTGCAGCTTGCCGAACGGTTCAAGATGTCGCGCACGCCGATCCGCGAGGCGCTGGTGCGGTTGGCGGGAGAGGGGCTGATCGCCACGCTCCCCAACAGATCGACGATGGTGTCGAACATCGATTTCCTGAACCTGCATACCTTCTTCGATGCGCTGGTGCTGATGTATCGCGTCACGACGCGTCTGGCGGCCGAACACCACCGCTCGGAGGATCTCGAGGTGATCCGCGCCCGCCAGGCCGAGTTCGCCGCAGCGGTTCAGGCGCAGGATGCGCTGGCAATGATCGCCACCAATGCCGCTTTCCATTCGGCCATCGCCGAGGCCGGTCGCAATCCCTATTTCACAGGGCTCTTCAACAGGCTTCTCGACGAGGGACGGCGGATACTCAGGCTCTACTATCAATCCTACGACGACCGGCTGCCGCAGCGCTTCGTCGACGAGCATGAGGACATGATCGCCGTTATCGCCGCCCGTGACGTCGAGGCGGCCGATCGTCTGGCGCGCACTCATGCGGAGCAGATCGTGCAGCAGATTCAAAAACTTTTCGCCCGCAACGACCGGCTCGAAATTGCCCTGTGA
- a CDS encoding adenylate/guanylate cyclase domain-containing protein: MDLPAPLAWLLDEAGTSPGPDRFLAELGDRLLADGLPLAGGALTLAVPHPIIARRTWLWRAENGAVIEALGFAEGPVDHAGRDWLAGLGPVQEDVVGRTGENVVLGWAGKRPFGPAEVERLRQTARFAAAPLAALAERSTRAALLEAYLGRRSAARVQAGALSRGTGESIRAALLYADLRNFTALSEENEPALVIAALNAWFDRLAGAIHAFGGEVLKFIGDGVLAIFPVAGAPAEACDRALHAVVAARAGMAHLDGLRQEQELPPLRFGTALHLGEILWGNVGSIDRLDFTAIGPAVNLVSRLEGLCRPLGYSVLISGALAAETATPLVPLGDHALRGVAAPCAVFTLPDA; encoded by the coding sequence ATGGATCTGCCCGCACCCCTCGCATGGCTTCTGGACGAGGCCGGCACCTCACCCGGCCCCGACCGGTTTTTGGCAGAGCTTGGAGACCGTCTGCTCGCCGACGGTCTTCCGCTGGCCGGCGGTGCCCTGACGCTGGCGGTACCGCATCCGATCATTGCCCGGCGCACCTGGCTTTGGCGAGCGGAGAACGGCGCGGTTATCGAGGCGCTCGGCTTTGCCGAAGGGCCGGTTGACCACGCCGGGCGAGACTGGCTGGCAGGGCTCGGTCCGGTGCAGGAGGACGTGGTCGGCCGGACGGGGGAGAACGTGGTGCTGGGCTGGGCCGGGAAGCGGCCGTTCGGCCCCGCCGAAGTCGAACGGCTGCGCCAGACGGCGCGTTTCGCCGCAGCACCCCTGGCCGCTTTGGCCGAACGATCGACACGCGCCGCCCTCCTCGAAGCCTATCTGGGCCGCCGCAGTGCAGCCCGTGTACAGGCGGGGGCGCTCAGCCGGGGTACCGGAGAGAGCATCCGCGCCGCGCTTCTCTATGCCGATCTGCGCAACTTCACGGCTCTCTCCGAGGAGAACGAGCCGGCCCTTGTGATCGCGGCGCTCAATGCCTGGTTCGACCGGCTTGCGGGTGCGATCCACGCTTTCGGAGGCGAGGTGCTCAAGTTCATCGGTGATGGCGTGCTGGCAATCTTCCCTGTCGCCGGTGCGCCCGCGGAGGCTTGCGATCGGGCGCTGCACGCGGTCGTTGCGGCCCGCGCCGGCATGGCGCATCTCGACGGCCTGCGCCAGGAGCAGGAGTTGCCGCCCTTGCGGTTCGGTACGGCGCTGCATCTCGGCGAGATATTGTGGGGCAATGTCGGGTCGATCGACCGGCTGGACTTCACCGCCATCGGTCCCGCCGTCAACCTGGTGAGCCGGCTGGAGGGATTGTGTCGGCCGCTCGGATACTCGGTGCTGATTTCGGGCGCGCTCGCCGCCGAGACCGCGACCCCGCTGGTGCCGCTCGGCGACCACGCATTGCGCGGCGTCGCGGCGCCCTGCGCGGTCTTCACCCTGCCGGATGCCTGA
- a CDS encoding SRPBCC family protein, whose protein sequence is MQEALVVRRETHVSAPPAAVFALLTDPEKILRWMGTEAEVEPKPGGLYLVNVTGARFARGSFREVVPVHRLAYSFGWDGSDAVPPGSSLVEIDLIEQPDGTLVRLTHSGLPNAEQCAGHAEGWAHYLDRLTAVAAGRDPGPDPWYGRKD, encoded by the coding sequence ATGCAAGAAGCCCTCGTCGTCCGCCGCGAGACACATGTCTCGGCGCCGCCCGCCGCGGTGTTCGCCCTGCTCACCGATCCCGAAAAGATCCTGCGCTGGATGGGAACGGAGGCCGAGGTCGAGCCGAAGCCGGGCGGGCTCTACCTCGTCAATGTCACCGGAGCACGCTTCGCTCGCGGCTCCTTCCGCGAGGTGGTCCCGGTGCACCGTCTGGCCTACAGCTTCGGCTGGGACGGCAGCGATGCCGTGCCGCCGGGATCGAGCCTAGTCGAGATCGACCTGATCGAGCAGCCGGACGGAACGCTGGTGCGGCTGACCCACTCGGGCCTTCCCAATGCCGAGCAATGTGCCGGTCATGCGGAAGGCTGGGCCCATTACCTCGATCGGCTGACCGCGGTCGCGGCTGGGCGCGATCCGGGGCCCGACCCCTGGTACGGCCGCAAGGATTGA
- a CDS encoding DUF1003 domain-containing protein gives MATRRNPAEEQSSAARAMPRLERNISAILKRREENERGRRAHDRVAQAITNFAGSMTFVGLHVLAFGAWIAVNLGLVPNVPVFDPTFAVLAMVASVEAIFISTFVLISQNRMAEKDDERSDLNLQISLLAEQEATQLLALLREVAARLGVKVDGEEDIRELAKEITPEEVLNRLEDRKVRPGD, from the coding sequence ATGGCAACGAGAAGGAACCCCGCTGAGGAGCAATCGTCCGCAGCTCGAGCCATGCCGCGACTCGAGCGCAACATAAGCGCGATTCTGAAGCGACGCGAGGAAAACGAGCGCGGACGAAGGGCGCACGACAGGGTCGCCCAGGCGATCACGAACTTTGCGGGTTCCATGACTTTCGTCGGCCTGCATGTCCTGGCGTTCGGGGCCTGGATCGCCGTAAACCTCGGGCTGGTTCCAAACGTGCCGGTGTTCGATCCGACCTTCGCAGTCCTCGCCATGGTTGCCTCGGTAGAGGCGATCTTCATTTCCACCTTCGTTCTGATCAGCCAGAATCGAATGGCGGAAAAGGACGACGAGCGCTCCGATCTCAACCTGCAGATTTCTCTGCTTGCCGAGCAGGAGGCGACGCAACTGCTTGCACTCCTTCGCGAGGTTGCGGCCCGGCTCGGTGTGAAGGTGGATGGCGAGGAGGATATCCGCGAGCTCGCCAAGGAGATCACTCCCGAAGAGGTCCTCAACCGACTGGAGGACCGGAAGGTCCGACCGGGCGATTAG
- a CDS encoding polysaccharide pyruvyl transferase family protein: protein MAKLGILTFHRCINFGSFWQARCLVHGLRSLGANPLVLDHHSSRVTRAEWRCAMQPLLPARTPRADIPRYASKIRKFQSALASLPMSAPFALDDPAGAEECDIVVVGSDEVWNLRHPWYGGCSVFFGESLAAKKIVSYAATFGNHPAANGLEPYWADRLRKFDAISVRDGNSRAIIEEDVGREATLVLDPCLQFPETISFGPNALASRPYIAVYGHSFPPWFQHAVRHLATARSLPLVSFGYRNDWADEQWLDAGPYEFAAGIAGAEAVATNFFHGCVFSLLNAKPFVTALSHYRSNKVADLAHAAGAERHVVSQETPQADYETLLAEAPSAAVAHRLAELRRQSRTYLTDVLA from the coding sequence TTGGCGAAACTCGGCATTTTGACCTTTCACCGCTGCATCAATTTCGGATCATTCTGGCAGGCGCGATGTCTTGTCCACGGCCTTCGTTCGCTCGGCGCGAACCCGCTTGTCCTCGACCATCATTCCAGCCGCGTCACGCGGGCCGAGTGGCGTTGCGCCATGCAGCCGCTCCTGCCGGCGAGAACCCCGCGCGCGGACATCCCGCGCTATGCTTCAAAGATCAGGAAATTTCAGAGCGCGCTGGCGTCATTGCCGATGAGCGCGCCCTTCGCCCTTGACGACCCTGCCGGCGCCGAAGAGTGCGACATCGTGGTGGTCGGCAGCGACGAGGTCTGGAACTTGCGGCATCCCTGGTACGGCGGCTGCTCGGTTTTCTTTGGAGAGAGCCTCGCCGCGAAGAAGATCGTTTCCTACGCCGCGACGTTCGGAAACCACCCCGCAGCCAATGGCCTCGAACCATACTGGGCCGACAGGCTGCGGAAATTCGATGCAATTTCCGTCCGTGACGGGAACTCAAGAGCGATCATCGAGGAGGATGTGGGGCGCGAGGCGACGCTTGTCCTCGATCCGTGCCTGCAGTTTCCCGAAACGATCTCCTTCGGCCCGAATGCCCTGGCTTCGCGCCCCTATATCGCCGTCTACGGACATTCGTTCCCGCCCTGGTTTCAGCACGCGGTTCGCCATCTGGCCACAGCCCGTTCGCTGCCCCTCGTCAGTTTCGGCTATCGCAACGATTGGGCGGACGAACAATGGCTCGATGCCGGACCCTACGAGTTCGCCGCCGGCATCGCCGGTGCCGAGGCCGTCGCGACGAATTTCTTCCATGGCTGCGTATTCTCCCTTCTCAATGCCAAGCCATTCGTCACGGCCCTGTCCCACTATCGTTCCAACAAGGTTGCCGATCTCGCACATGCGGCCGGCGCGGAACGCCACGTGGTGTCGCAGGAAACGCCGCAGGCGGACTACGAGACACTCCTCGCGGAAGCGCCGAGCGCGGCGGTTGCGCACCGTCTCGCCGAACTCCGCCGGCAATCAAGGACATATCTCACAGATGTCCTCGCCTGA
- a CDS encoding Coenzyme F420 hydrogenase/dehydrogenase, beta subunit C-terminal domain yields the protein MSSPERPAPASKSVWLSPGQMAKSGLCIGCGICVAQSGGSAAMRLDRYGQLKPATSHRPDGFAELCPFSPHARSEDQIAEARFGSARFYDPRIGRFEIAYVGHVREGTFRADGSSGGMASWTATELLKRNLVDGVAHVVPCSGAGERLFEYQIARTADDLRKGAKSRYYPVELSGVIAEMKRHRGRYAVVGIPCFIKALHLLCRKEPVLEERLAFTIGLFCGHMKSTRFVESFAWQMDAEMNTVESVDYRLKDPGRPANWYTAHLRLKDGSTRNKDWWHLVDGDWGAGFFQNSACNFCDDVVAETADISFGDAWVEPYSSDGRGTNVVVVRSPLLRALVADAIDQGRLELSEVDSAFVIETQAAGFRQRREGLAFRLAWPRSGIRPRKRVAPKWKGLSARRMLVYWLRSTISAGSHRVFWLARALKIPAAYIRWASAMLALYQGVAYSRGWIGKLIDGISMRGRRASKDDGTGA from the coding sequence ATGTCCTCGCCTGAGCGCCCAGCACCCGCCTCGAAGAGCGTCTGGCTCTCGCCAGGGCAGATGGCCAAGTCCGGGCTTTGCATCGGTTGCGGCATCTGCGTAGCGCAATCGGGCGGCAGCGCCGCGATGCGTCTCGACCGCTATGGCCAGCTCAAACCGGCCACTTCACATCGCCCCGACGGGTTCGCCGAGTTGTGCCCCTTTTCGCCCCACGCCCGCAGCGAAGACCAGATCGCCGAGGCGCGCTTCGGATCGGCGCGATTTTACGATCCGCGGATCGGCCGCTTCGAGATAGCCTATGTCGGCCATGTCCGCGAAGGCACCTTTCGAGCGGACGGCAGCTCCGGCGGCATGGCCAGTTGGACCGCCACGGAGCTTCTGAAGAGGAACCTGGTCGACGGTGTAGCGCATGTGGTCCCCTGTTCAGGCGCCGGCGAGCGTCTGTTCGAGTATCAGATCGCACGGACCGCGGACGACCTGCGCAAGGGCGCGAAGTCGCGCTATTATCCGGTGGAGCTTTCCGGCGTGATCGCCGAAATGAAGCGCCACCGCGGCCGCTATGCGGTCGTTGGGATCCCCTGCTTCATCAAGGCACTCCATCTCCTCTGCCGCAAGGAGCCGGTGCTCGAGGAGCGCCTTGCCTTCACAATCGGCCTCTTCTGCGGGCACATGAAGAGCACACGCTTCGTCGAAAGTTTCGCCTGGCAGATGGACGCGGAAATGAACACCGTGGAAAGCGTGGACTACCGCCTCAAGGATCCAGGAAGACCTGCGAACTGGTACACCGCCCATTTGCGGCTCAAGGACGGAAGCACGCGGAACAAGGACTGGTGGCACCTCGTCGACGGAGACTGGGGAGCCGGATTTTTCCAGAACTCCGCCTGCAATTTCTGCGACGACGTGGTTGCCGAAACCGCCGACATCTCCTTTGGCGATGCCTGGGTCGAGCCCTATTCCTCCGACGGCCGGGGTACGAATGTCGTCGTCGTTCGCTCACCCCTCCTGCGCGCGCTCGTGGCCGATGCGATCGACCAGGGGAGGCTCGAACTCAGCGAGGTCGACAGCGCTTTCGTCATAGAGACACAGGCGGCCGGCTTCAGGCAAAGACGGGAGGGGCTCGCCTTCCGGCTGGCCTGGCCGCGGTCCGGCATAAGACCGCGGAAACGCGTTGCCCCGAAGTGGAAGGGACTGTCCGCACGCCGGATGCTGGTCTACTGGCTGCGCAGCACGATCAGCGCGGGAAGCCATCGGGTCTTCTGGCTTGCCAGGGCCCTGAAGATACCGGCCGCCTATATTCGCTGGGCGTCGGCGATGCTCGCCCTCTACCAGGGAGTGGCTTATTCACGCGGTTGGATCGGAAAGCTCATCGACGGCATCTCCATGCGAGGGCGCAGGGCGTCGAAGGACGACGGGACGGGCGCATAA
- a CDS encoding beta-xylosidase, which produces MIEAAMIWNEPNNKSHWDPEVDPDWSRFADMAKLAAAAIREVNPGLTRVLGGISPIDPDFLALMKSHGVLDHVDAVAAHGFPLDWNLWQIHEWPQKLDELKSVTELPVWVSEVGVSTFGAEEVQLWGLKRTAELLKGRVERIQWYSLYDLPRAWPATTRHREAEGSSYYRHFYMGLLREDGSPKLALEEFARHTPEIGLVQWFHFEDPRLEDAVAWMKRLGVTYLRTGLSWADRFRPNALEWFDRQMEALEEFDVTVTFCFTPEHRGVAPHHTSAPLVPEEFAEFCAEMTARYAPVPSSFDALRPRMEMPSMSFPIQPRE; this is translated from the coding sequence ATGATCGAAGCCGCCATGATCTGGAACGAGCCGAACAACAAGTCGCATTGGGATCCGGAGGTCGATCCGGACTGGAGCCGTTTTGCCGATATGGCGAAGCTGGCCGCGGCGGCGATCCGGGAGGTCAACCCCGGGCTCACGCGCGTGCTCGGCGGAATTTCGCCGATCGATCCGGACTTCCTCGCACTGATGAAATCCCACGGCGTGCTTGACCACGTCGACGCCGTTGCGGCCCACGGCTTCCCGCTCGACTGGAACCTCTGGCAGATCCATGAATGGCCGCAGAAGCTCGATGAACTGAAGAGCGTCACCGAATTGCCGGTCTGGGTGAGCGAGGTCGGCGTCTCCACCTTCGGCGCCGAGGAAGTGCAGCTTTGGGGGTTGAAAAGAACCGCCGAACTGTTGAAGGGCCGGGTGGAACGGATCCAATGGTACAGCCTTTACGATCTGCCGCGGGCCTGGCCGGCGACGACGCGGCACAGGGAGGCAGAGGGTTCGTCCTATTACCGGCATTTCTACATGGGGCTGCTGCGCGAGGACGGCTCGCCGAAACTGGCGCTCGAGGAATTTGCACGGCACACGCCGGAGATCGGGCTCGTGCAATGGTTCCACTTCGAGGACCCGCGTCTTGAGGATGCCGTCGCCTGGATGAAGCGCCTCGGTGTCACATATCTGCGCACCGGGCTCTCCTGGGCCGATCGCTTCCGGCCGAACGCCCTCGAGTGGTTCGATCGCCAGATGGAGGCGCTCGAGGAATTCGACGTCACCGTCACGTTCTGCTTCACGCCCGAGCACCGGGGGGTTGCCCCGCACCACACGAGCGCGCCGCTCGTACCGGAGGAATTTGCCGAGTTCTGTGCCGAAATGACGGCGCGTTATGCGCCCGTCCCGTCGTCCTTCGACGCCCTGCGCCCTCGCATGGAGATGCCGTCGATGAGCTTTCCGATCCAACCGCGTGAATAA
- a CDS encoding histidine phosphatase family protein — protein sequence MTTTFLLVRHAAHDRVGCFLAGRTGDVPLGAAGRQQAQRLAARLAGEGIGSIYASPRKRTQETAAAIAAASEGAEVLTTDALDEVDFGAWSGKAFDVLDTDPLWRRWNAMRSLVRAPGGETMLDVQCRVVGLVAALAQRHSREKVVLVSHADVIKTLICHVLGLSADAWPRFDIAPASVSVAVMGDWGAKILTLNENVS from the coding sequence GTGACGACCACTTTCCTTCTGGTGCGGCATGCCGCTCATGACAGGGTCGGCTGCTTTCTGGCCGGGCGGACCGGTGATGTGCCGCTCGGCGCTGCCGGCCGGCAGCAGGCGCAGCGGCTGGCGGCGCGCCTCGCCGGCGAAGGCATAGGCTCGATCTATGCCAGCCCGCGCAAGCGCACGCAGGAAACGGCTGCGGCGATCGCTGCGGCATCGGAGGGCGCAGAAGTTCTGACGACCGACGCGCTCGACGAGGTCGATTTCGGCGCCTGGTCGGGCAAAGCCTTCGACGTACTCGATACGGACCCGCTCTGGCGGCGATGGAACGCCATGCGAAGCCTCGTACGCGCTCCCGGCGGGGAGACGATGCTGGACGTGCAATGCCGGGTGGTGGGGCTAGTCGCGGCGCTGGCGCAGCGACACAGCCGGGAGAAGGTCGTCCTCGTGAGTCACGCGGACGTCATCAAGACCCTGATCTGCCATGTCCTCGGCCTTTCGGCCGACGCCTGGCCGCGCTTCGACATCGCGCCTGCCTCCGTCTCGGTGGCGGTGATGGGCGACTGGGGCGCGAAAATCCTGACGCTGAATGAAAACGTATCGTAG
- a CDS encoding inositol-3-phosphate synthase, translating to MRSNSIRVGLVGVGNCASSLVQGLTFYRNAREDEPVPGLMHTNLGGYHVGDIEVSAAFDVSASKVGRDVAEAIYAAPNNTFRFAEVPLTGVVVERGRTLDGIGRYLREEIEESDAPAADVAEILRRTETDVLVSYLPVGSEVATRWYAEQALAAGCGFVNCIPVFIASDRSWQRKFAERGLPLIGDDIKSQVGATIVHRLLANLFRDRGVRIDRTYQLNFGGNTDFLNMLERERLESKKISKTQSVVSQMDIPLAPGDIHVGPSDHVPWLADRKFAYIRVEGTTFGNVPLNVELKLEVWDSPNSAGVVIDAVRCAKLAIDRKMAGPLIAPSSYFMKSPPQQFTDAEARRRLEEFIAGDTDVLLGAAE from the coding sequence ATGCGATCGAACTCCATTCGGGTCGGGCTGGTCGGTGTCGGGAATTGCGCATCATCCCTCGTCCAAGGGCTGACATTCTATCGTAACGCGAGGGAAGACGAGCCGGTTCCGGGGCTGATGCACACCAATCTCGGCGGATACCATGTCGGCGATATCGAGGTCTCCGCGGCTTTCGACGTCTCCGCTTCGAAGGTCGGCCGCGATGTTGCGGAAGCCATCTACGCGGCCCCCAACAATACGTTCCGCTTCGCAGAAGTTCCCTTGACCGGTGTGGTCGTCGAGCGCGGCAGAACGCTCGACGGTATCGGGCGGTATCTGCGCGAGGAGATCGAGGAGTCCGATGCGCCCGCTGCCGACGTCGCCGAGATCCTGCGGCGGACCGAAACCGACGTGCTCGTCTCCTATCTTCCCGTCGGTTCCGAGGTCGCCACGCGCTGGTATGCGGAGCAGGCGCTTGCCGCAGGTTGCGGTTTCGTGAACTGCATTCCCGTTTTCATCGCCTCGGACAGGTCGTGGCAACGGAAATTCGCCGAGCGCGGCCTGCCGCTTATCGGCGACGACATAAAGAGCCAGGTCGGCGCGACCATCGTGCACCGGTTGCTTGCCAATCTCTTTCGTGACCGGGGGGTGCGCATAGATCGGACCTACCAGCTCAATTTCGGCGGCAATACCGACTTCCTCAACATGCTCGAGCGGGAGCGCCTCGAATCGAAGAAGATTTCCAAGACCCAATCGGTCGTCAGCCAGATGGATATTCCTTTGGCTCCCGGCGATATTCACGTGGGCCCGAGCGATCACGTCCCTTGGCTTGCGGACCGCAAGTTCGCCTATATTCGCGTCGAGGGCACGACGTTCGGTAACGTTCCCCTCAACGTCGAGCTGAAGCTCGAAGTCTGGGACTCGCCGAATTCCGCCGGCGTCGTCATCGACGCGGTGCGCTGTGCCAAACTCGCGATCGATCGGAAGATGGCGGGACCGCTGATTGCCCCTTCGAGCTACTTCATGAAATCGCCGCCGCAGCAATTTACCGATGCCGAGGCGCGCAGGCGCCTGGAGGAATTCATCGCCGGCGACACCGACGTACTCCTGGGGGCGGCCGAGTGA